Genomic window (Methanofollis sp.):
AGGGATGCCGGCGGGGGCACCTCTTTCACAGAGGACGCTTCGAGGACGTGCTCAAGTACGGGGTGGTGGAGGAGGATCTTCGCCCCTCCCGGGATGAAGAGGGAAAAGAGCCGCGGGTGCCCGGGAACACCGGGCCCCGGAGATATCTGGAGACGGCGGACCTCTGATCCGCCGTGCAGGGAAAATGGGCTCTGGAGAATCGCTCATGAAACGGAGTTTCAGGCGGTTCTTTGAAAACACCGCTGGCTCTGTACAACAGGAATTTCCCGGAACTGAAAAAATGTTTTAGTCCTTCGGCTGGAGGAGGTTGACGATCTTTTTTGCGACCCCGTCGGCCTTCTTCACCGCCCGGGCGTCTGTCATGATCTCGCCCGGGAGGTAGGCCTTTCCGCAGACATGGCCGAGGTACGAGAACTGGTGGGTGTTCAGGAAACCCTCGATCGTCTCCAGGGAACGCTCGCAGCCGCGGTCGGCGCATACCGTCACCGCCACGGCATTCCTGCCCGCGAGTTTCCGGTCGTGGTACAGGGAGTAGGTGCGGTCGATGAGGTTCTTCATCTGGCCGTTGACGTCATAGTAATAGGTCGGCGACCCGATGACGACCACCTCGGCTTCGAGCATTCGCTGGGCGATGTCGCTCCAGCCGTCCCCCTCGATGACGCACCACTTCGTCT
Coding sequences:
- a CDS encoding flavodoxin family protein; translated protein: MKVLGVSGSMRKDGNTAQLVRYILAKVQTSGIETEFVSLAGRIVHPCTGCERCKETKWCVIEGDGWSDIAQRMLEAEVVVIGSPTYYYDVNGQMKNLIDRTYSLYHDRKLAGRNAVAVTVCADRGCERSLETIEGFLNTHQFSYLGHVCGKAYLPGEIMTDARAVKKADGVAKKIVNLLQPKD